The following DNA comes from Mucilaginibacter jinjuensis.
AGCTAACACCCCTGAGGCTAAGCACAAAACGATTGCAATTTTCTATATAATAGCGGTTATTATTGTTGTAGTGGCACTTTCTGCCGGGCACGTACCTTTGCTGGGAATGTCGGCCTAAAGAATTTAACATTATTTTAACAAAATAATTTGCACATTCAAATAAATATATAATATTTGTTTTCCCAACATGATCAAAATCACCTTCATAACCAAAAGCTGGTGGCACCGTAAAACTACGATAGCCGGAGGAGATTATTGATTAGACTTTACTAAACAATTGTAAACCTGATATTAGCCCGGCAGCAACCTCTGCCGGGTTTTTTATTTTAAAATATTACGAAAAACATAAAAATGAACAAGCACACCATACAAACAACTTACAAAAAGCTACTGGCCGATACGACGACGCCTGTAAGCATCTTTTTAAGATTGCGCGATGTTTTCCCCAACTCGTTACTGCTGGAAAGCTCTGACTACCACAGCCGCGAGAACAGCATGAGCTATGTTTGCTGCGAACCCATTGCAGGCCTCGTTTTAACCGACGGCCAACTTAAAAAGAAATACCCCAACGGTACACACGTTAACCTAGAAGCCGGGCAGTTTGACCTGGTGACCGAGGTGGATCAGTTTCTGAAAGATTTTGAAGTGAACGATCCGGGGTTGAAGATTATCTCGAACGGTTTATTCGGTTACTTTACCCATGAGGTAGTAGAGCACTTCGAAACCATCAAACTAAAAAAGGATGCGGATGATTACCGGAAGATCCCGACCATGCAGTATCATATCTATAAGTACATTATCGCGATTGATCACTTTAAGAATGAGCTGTATATCTTCAACAACCAAACTGCGGATGATACTACAACCGATGGTTTAGAAAAACTGGAATATCTGATCAAGAATAAAAACTTCCCCGAATACCATTTCCAACTGAACGGTGAAGAAGAATCGAACCTAACCGACCAGCAGTTTATGGATACGGTTGATAAGATGAAGCAGCATATCTTCCGCGGCGATGTGTTCCAGATTGTACCATCAAGAGCATTCTCCCGTCAGTTTTTGGGTGATGAATTTAACGTGTACCGCGCATTGCGTTCTATCAACCCATCACCTTACTTATTCTATTTTGATTATGGCGATTTCCGCATCTTCGGTTCATCGCCCGAGGCGCAGATCACTATTAAAAATCGCGTAGCCAGCATCTACCCAATTGCCGGCACTTTTAAACGTACAGGCGATGACGAAAAAGATGCAGCCCTGGCCCGCAACCTGGAGAACGATCCTAAAGAATCGGCGGAGCACGTTATGCTGGTTGATTTAGCCCGTAACGATTTAAGTCGCCATTGTACGCAGGTATCTGTTAAGGCGTTTAAAGAAGTGCAGTATTATTCGCACGTAATTCACCTGGTTTCGCACGTTACCGGCAGATTGCATGATGGCGTATCATCCTTCAAAATTGTGGCCGATACTTTCCCGGCAGGCACGTTGAGCGGTGCGCCAAAGTTCCGCGCGATGGAAATTATTGATGCCAACGAAAACATCAAACGCAGTTTTTACAGCGGTGCGATTGGCTTTATCGGTTTTAACGGCGACTTTAACCATGCCATCATGATCCGCTCGTTCTTAAGCAAAAACAACACGTTGCATTACCAGGCTGGTGCAGGCATCGTAGCAGATTCGGTACCGCAAATGGAGTTAAACGAAGTAGGTAATAAAATAGCTGCACTGCACAAAGCGTTGTTACTGGCAGAAGAACTATAGGACGGACAAAAGACTTTAGGATAAAGGACAAAAGACATTAAGAAAATGGAAACTCAAAATACAACTACCAACTCCCCCTTCAGGGGGTCGGGGGGTAAAATTCTAATAATAGATAACTACGATTCTTTCACCTACAACCTGGTGCATTTGGTTAACGAACTTGGCCTGGAGTGCGAGGTTTGGAGAAACGACCAGTTTAAGCTGGAAGACGTAGCACAGTTTGATAAGATCATCCTGTCGCCGGGGCCGGGTATACCCTCGGAAGCTGGTTTACTGCTGGATGTGATTAAAGAATATGCATCGAAGAAAAGTATCTTTGGCGTGTGCTTGGGCCAGCAGGCCATTGCCGAGGCTTTTGGCGGTACGCTGCACAATCTGAGCCGACCGATGCATGGCATTGCCACACCAATTAAGGTGGTTGATGCAAACGAAGAATTATTCATCGACCTGCCCGAACACATCAACGTTGGCCGTTACCACTCGTGGGTTGTTGCGCCAAAAGATTTGCCTTCGGATCTGGTAGTTACTGCAATCGACGAGAAAGATCAATCTATTATGGCACTGCGCCATAAGGATTATGATGTTCGCGGCGTACAGTTTCACCCGGAGTCTGTATTGACGGAATACGGTAAGGAGATGATGAAGAACTGGTTAAAAGGATAACCCCAATTATGTCATTGCGAGGTACGAAGCAATCTCGTAGCTATGCAAATCGAATATACTTGCGACGAGATTGCCACGCTATCGCTCGCAATGACAAGCTAATTAGTTATGACCATACTTGATAAAATAGTCGCTCATAAAAAAACTGAGGTAGAAGTTGCTAAGGCACTACGCTCTTATAAAGAACTGGAAGAGTCGTCGTTGTTTACACGCCAGCCCTATTCATTAAACCAGTTTCTGCTCGACCCTATGCGGACGGGTATTATTGCTGAGTTTAAACGCAAATCGCCCTCAAAAGGGGTTATTAACGATAAGGTAAAAGTTGAAGATGTAACTACCGGCTATAACACTGCGGGCGCATCTGCTCTATCCATCTTAACCGATCATGATTTCTTTATGGGTCATGAGGATGATCTGATGGCTGCACGCCAGGTAAATAGCATCCCGTTATTGCGCAAGGATTTTATGATCGATGAATACCAGATCATCGAAGCCAAAGCTATCGGTGCAGATATTATTTTGCTGATTGCCGCGATATTAACGCCGGTGCAGATTAAGCAATATGCCGAATTGGCCAAAAGCTTAGGATTAAGCGTGTTACTCGAGGTACATAACCTCGAAGAATTGCAGCGCAGTATTGATCCTAACCTGAGCGCAATAGGTGTAAACAACCGCAACCTGGCCGATTTTACAGTTTCGGTAGAAACCTCGTTTCAACTAGCCGAGCATATCCCGGAAGAATTTACCAAGGTATCTGAAAGCGCCATCAGCAACACACAGGTGATTAAAGAATTAAAACAGGCCGGATATAATGGTTTTTTAATTGGCGAGAATTTCATGAAGCAAGAAAATCCGGGCGAGGCAATGGCTGAGTTTGTGAAAGGACTATAAAAGCCCCCCAGCCCCCTAAAGGGGGAGCAGGAACATGACAAAGTTGCCGCCGTACTGATTTTATTCCCCCTTTAGGGGGTTAGGGGGCATAGTTAGGCTTTTTGGCATTTCTATTGTTATATTTATATTAATGAAGCAAAAATTTTATGATACTGCTGTGAAGCAGGAAAAAGCTGTGTTGGTGGGTGTAGTTACACCCAATGTAACCGACGAGCAGCAGAAAGAATACTTAGAAGAGCTGCAATTTTTGGTGGAGACCGCCGGTGGAGAGACCGTGAAGTGGTTTACCCAAAAACTGCAAAGGCCAGAGCGTGCCACATTTGTAGGTACCGGTAAGCTGGAAGAAATAAAAGAATACGTTGTTGCCGAAGAGATTGATATGGTGGTTTTTGATGACGAGCTTTCGCCATCGCAGCTGCGTAATATTGAACGCGAACTCGGTGTTAAAATACTGGATCGTAATAACTTAATCCTCGACATATTTGCAGGTCGCGCACAAACGGCGCAGGCAAAATCGCAGGTGGAACTGGCCCAGCTACAATATTTACTGCCACGATTAACCCGTTTATGGACCCACTTGGAGCGCCAAAAAGGTGGTATCGGTATGCGTGGACCGGGTGAGTCGCAGATTGAGACGGACAGACGTTTGATCCTGAACAAGATCTCTTTGTTGAAGGATAAACTGAAGTTGATAGACCGGCAGAACGAAACGCAGCGTAAAAACCGTAACCAGATGGTGCGTGTGGCATTGGTAGGTTATACCAACGTTGGTAAATCAACCATCATGAACATGATCTCCAAATCTGATGTGTTTGCCGAGAATAAGCTGTTCGCAACATTGGATACTACAGTGCGTAAAGTGGTAATTGAGAATTTACCTTTCCTGCTTTCAGACACGGTTGGATTTATTCGCAAATTACCTCACCATTTGGTAGAGTGCTTTAAATCTACCCTGGATGAAGTTCGCGAAGCTGATATTTTAGTGCACGTGGTGGATGTTTCGCATCCTAACTTTGAAGACCAGATCCGCACGGTAAACGAAACTTTGAAAGAGCTTGGCGCGATAGATAAGCAGATGATCACCGTTTTCAACAAGATAGATGCTTATCAACCCATCCAAGTCCACCCAGAGGATGATGCACATGTGTTAACACTCGAAGAGTTTAAAAACAGCTGGATGGCTAATAATAACAGCCCGGCTATATTTATCTCGGCTTTGAAAAAAGAAAATGTAGATGAATTCAGAAAATTATTGTACGATCATATCCTGGCGATACATAGCGTGAGGTATCCTTACGATCACTTGCTCTATTAGCCCCCCGGCCCCCTAAAGGGGGAGTAGGAGAATCAAGAGTCGAGAATCGGGAATCAAGACAATTTAAAAGGAGAAAGGCGATTGTGATACGATCGCCTTTCTCTGTTTTATAAACTCTTCTAACAAAAAACGCAGCACCAAAAAATCGGTACTGCGTTAAAAAAATAAATCACAATTATCTTTTACAAGCGTGGGCCTGGCGGATGAGGCGGCGGCGGTGGCAAGTGTATGCGTAATGTACTATGGTGGCGAGGTGCGTAATGATGCCTCACATAACGACGATGAAAACGTGGCGCCGGCGGCCTTGGCGGCGGTGGGGGCAACTGAAAAGTTGCTGCAGTGCTTGCCGATACTTCCTTAACAGAAGCAGCCTCCGCAAAGCTAATGCTCATGGCGGTTAAGGCGGTGGCTATAATTATTTTATTGAACTTCATGATCTGTACTAATACTATATGTATTTAGTACTATAACGTTATTTCGAAGTTTTGGTTTTGCGTTGCGGAGAAAAGATAATGGACGGAAGGACAAAGGACACTTTATAAAGATTAAGGATTTGGGGACAAAGGAATAAAGATTGCTGAGCAACAGACTACTTTTCGTCGTTCTGTCCTTTTCAAGTCTTTTCTCTTTTCTCCTAAAATCCTTCCGTCCCTAATTATTTGTTTTTCTTTTTGGTCTTTGGCTCAGTGCCTTGCCACATCGTACGATAATCTAACGATGTACCGCCTGTATCTGTACTTGTTGTTGGCGTAACTGTGGTTTTAGGTTTGGCGGCAGTAGCGGTTGTCTCTTTCTTCTTTTTTACCGTTTTGGTTTCGTAGGGCGCGCCTATGGTGCGGTAATCTAAAGTAGTGCCGGTTTTGGCTTTGGTTTTGGTTTTTTCTTCAAATAGCTGGGCATATAAAAAATCGGCAGCAAATTGGCTGGCCTGGGTCCAGCGTTCCTGTGTTTCTTTATCGGCGGAAAAAATCGGATTAAAATGTTTTTGCAATTCGTGCGAATAACCTTCGAATGATTTTATAGCGTTCGGGATCTTCTGCTCATCAGCCTTACGCTTAATCGCTATCGAACCATACATTGGTGTTCCTTTATGATCGGGATCAATAATGCCATCAGTACTGCCATACACGCTTACAATAGGTGTTTTAGCATTTTCGAGCCAATGGATATCAAATATCGCCCCCCAAAAGTTAACAACCGCAGCTACTTTGGTAAACTCGGTCGAGTGCAGATCTGCATCGCTTTTCGAGAGACCAACCTGTTCGCCCAGCTGCACATTATTGGTATATGCGGTTTGCAAAGCCATAATAGCGCCTGCCGAATTTCCGG
Coding sequences within:
- the trpC gene encoding indole-3-glycerol phosphate synthase TrpC, translating into MTILDKIVAHKKTEVEVAKALRSYKELEESSLFTRQPYSLNQFLLDPMRTGIIAEFKRKSPSKGVINDKVKVEDVTTGYNTAGASALSILTDHDFFMGHEDDLMAARQVNSIPLLRKDFMIDEYQIIEAKAIGADIILLIAAILTPVQIKQYAELAKSLGLSVLLEVHNLEELQRSIDPNLSAIGVNNRNLADFTVSVETSFQLAEHIPEEFTKVSESAISNTQVIKELKQAGYNGFLIGENFMKQENPGEAMAEFVKGL
- a CDS encoding anthranilate synthase component II: METQNTTTNSPFRGSGGKILIIDNYDSFTYNLVHLVNELGLECEVWRNDQFKLEDVAQFDKIILSPGPGIPSEAGLLLDVIKEYASKKSIFGVCLGQQAIAEAFGGTLHNLSRPMHGIATPIKVVDANEELFIDLPEHINVGRYHSWVVAPKDLPSDLVVTAIDEKDQSIMALRHKDYDVRGVQFHPESVLTEYGKEMMKNWLKG
- a CDS encoding anthranilate synthase component I family protein codes for the protein MNKHTIQTTYKKLLADTTTPVSIFLRLRDVFPNSLLLESSDYHSRENSMSYVCCEPIAGLVLTDGQLKKKYPNGTHVNLEAGQFDLVTEVDQFLKDFEVNDPGLKIISNGLFGYFTHEVVEHFETIKLKKDADDYRKIPTMQYHIYKYIIAIDHFKNELYIFNNQTADDTTTDGLEKLEYLIKNKNFPEYHFQLNGEEESNLTDQQFMDTVDKMKQHIFRGDVFQIVPSRAFSRQFLGDEFNVYRALRSINPSPYLFYFDYGDFRIFGSSPEAQITIKNRVASIYPIAGTFKRTGDDEKDAALARNLENDPKESAEHVMLVDLARNDLSRHCTQVSVKAFKEVQYYSHVIHLVSHVTGRLHDGVSSFKIVADTFPAGTLSGAPKFRAMEIIDANENIKRSFYSGAIGFIGFNGDFNHAIMIRSFLSKNNTLHYQAGAGIVADSVPQMELNEVGNKIAALHKALLLAEEL
- the hflX gene encoding GTPase HflX: MKQKFYDTAVKQEKAVLVGVVTPNVTDEQQKEYLEELQFLVETAGGETVKWFTQKLQRPERATFVGTGKLEEIKEYVVAEEIDMVVFDDELSPSQLRNIERELGVKILDRNNLILDIFAGRAQTAQAKSQVELAQLQYLLPRLTRLWTHLERQKGGIGMRGPGESQIETDRRLILNKISLLKDKLKLIDRQNETQRKNRNQMVRVALVGYTNVGKSTIMNMISKSDVFAENKLFATLDTTVRKVVIENLPFLLSDTVGFIRKLPHHLVECFKSTLDEVREADILVHVVDVSHPNFEDQIRTVNETLKELGAIDKQMITVFNKIDAYQPIQVHPEDDAHVLTLEEFKNSWMANNNSPAIFISALKKENVDEFRKLLYDHILAIHSVRYPYDHLLY
- a CDS encoding alpha/beta hydrolase, whose product is MLIRKFLTGAAFLLTMSTYAQTTQHRYKDMLFKDVTIDENINYANSSDKKAHLFDIYQPHDDNAKKRPLIIWMHGGGFRTGSKNDKGIKLWSKEFAQRGYVSAAINYTLSKKTIIFGISASELQKSSYYAIQDLKEAIAYFKLNADKYRIDTSKIILAGNSAGAIMALQTAYTNNVQLGEQVGLSKSDADLHSTEFTKVAAVVNFWGAIFDIHWLENAKTPIVSVYGSTDGIIDPDHKGTPMYGSIAIKRKADEQKIPNAIKSFEGYSHELQKHFNPIFSADKETQERWTQASQFAADFLYAQLFEEKTKTKAKTGTTLDYRTIGAPYETKTVKKKKETTATAAKPKTTVTPTTSTDTGGTSLDYRTMWQGTEPKTKKKNK